A genomic segment from Microbulbifer elongatus encodes:
- the scpB gene encoding SMC-Scp complex subunit ScpB, protein MSESNNMSIAPELLRRIIEGALLAAAQPLSEDKLLSLIDEGERPEKAALRQVLEEIAENCAERGFELKQVASGWRFQVPEDLAPWVNKLWEEKPQKYSRATLETLAIIAYRQPITRGDIEEIRGVAVSSHIVKSLSERGWIKVVGQRDVPGKPSLYATTREFLDYFNLKSLDDLPTLAEIRDIESLNAALDLGDGAPAPAEGATSTDSDTDGTGEAAEATSPAQDTAESADDAGDEGEAAAEATRDPDGVEPVEEGEPPAAAAEEPADPAVPHREITDSGGDQDYPEEAPVPEEGEWSAEQEDAPVQAGKEDVAANEAPHDEQEEDEQQSPENLHP, encoded by the coding sequence GTGAGTGAATCCAACAACATGAGTATCGCCCCGGAATTACTGCGCCGGATAATCGAAGGAGCCCTGCTGGCGGCGGCACAACCGCTGTCGGAAGACAAACTTCTGTCATTGATCGACGAGGGGGAGCGCCCGGAAAAAGCGGCGCTCAGACAGGTTCTGGAAGAGATTGCCGAAAACTGTGCAGAGCGCGGCTTTGAGTTGAAGCAGGTGGCCAGCGGCTGGCGCTTTCAGGTACCGGAAGACCTGGCCCCCTGGGTGAACAAGCTGTGGGAAGAAAAGCCGCAGAAATACTCCCGTGCGACCCTGGAAACCCTGGCCATCATCGCCTATCGACAGCCGATTACCCGGGGTGATATTGAGGAAATCCGCGGTGTGGCGGTGAGTTCCCACATTGTGAAAAGCCTGTCGGAGCGGGGCTGGATCAAGGTGGTTGGGCAGCGGGATGTCCCTGGCAAGCCCTCGCTTTATGCAACCACGCGGGAGTTTCTCGACTACTTCAATCTGAAGAGCCTGGACGATCTGCCCACGCTGGCGGAAATTCGCGATATCGAAAGTCTGAATGCCGCGCTGGATCTGGGCGATGGCGCGCCGGCACCAGCGGAAGGCGCGACGTCCACCGACAGCGATACTGACGGGACGGGTGAAGCGGCGGAAGCCACCAGTCCGGCGCAGGATACGGCTGAGTCCGCCGACGACGCGGGTGACGAGGGCGAGGCGGCCGCGGAAGCGACCCGCGACCCGGATGGCGTGGAACCGGTCGAGGAGGGGGAGCCCCCTGCCGCGGCGGCGGAAGAACCCGCAGACCCCGCAGTCCCTCACCGCGAAATCACGGACAGCGGCGGTGACCAGGACTACCCTGAAGAAGCACCTGTACCGGAAGAGGGCGAATGGTCAGCAGAGCAAGAAGATGCCCCAGTGCAAGCTGGTAAAGAAGACGTCGCGGCCAATGAGGCGCCGCACGACGAACAGGAAGAAGATGAACAGCAATCCCCGGAAAACCTCCACCCATGA
- a CDS encoding alpha/beta hydrolase family protein has product MRFLSAMTIALLALVSPLAATTAAVPLEDLIRHPEIHQVKISPTGSHMAVARSYEGERVLVIMSLSPLKITGSLRFRGKEEVGEFYWANDERVVAEVMSRRAALEAPVNYGSLFAINADGSRGKNIFGYAAGEQQLGTRIKKAEATYAHATIIDPLVDDKNEILISTSPWARDFESHGDVHRLNIYTGVRKEVVGLPQVGGRAFTDGKGNLLFANGTNRENKYELYGKADNGWTQITHPLLRSAYPVGYDHANSTSYLVVDTPEDTETLVTWDGKKNIVKKVLQHEIADISDIIRHPRTQKPLGVYLNPDYPTVQFFDEGEGFAPFYRGLKKAFEGYHISFTSFTRDGKKGVLQVSGDRLPSDYFLVDLASKKVDFLLSSADWLDPQKLNPMRAESFEASDGLRISTYLTFPAGTEESGKLPMVVMPHGGPHARDFWGYTRDAQILSQNGYLVLQVNFRGSTGFGNQFLDAGKNEWGGAIQRDIAEAVQWAVAQGHADADRVCIYGASFGGYSALMNPIRYPELYQCAAGYVGVYDLELLYKKGDIRRRDRGVAFLGETIGQDPEVMRANSPLYHTDKLNLPLLIIHGAEDERAPVAHAEAMLEELEKNGKPAKSLIVAHEGHGFYNEDNRRLMYTQLLSFLDANIGVGAAEQ; this is encoded by the coding sequence ATGCGCTTTCTTTCCGCAATGACCATCGCGCTGCTCGCGTTGGTCAGCCCTCTTGCCGCCACCACTGCCGCTGTTCCCCTCGAAGACCTGATCCGCCACCCGGAAATTCATCAGGTAAAAATTTCCCCCACTGGATCACATATGGCTGTCGCTCGCAGCTACGAGGGCGAGCGGGTACTGGTGATCATGAGTCTGTCCCCACTGAAAATCACCGGGTCCCTGCGGTTCCGCGGCAAAGAGGAAGTGGGCGAGTTCTACTGGGCAAATGATGAGCGGGTGGTGGCCGAGGTCATGAGCCGTCGCGCGGCGCTGGAAGCGCCCGTCAATTACGGGTCACTGTTCGCGATAAATGCGGATGGCAGCCGTGGGAAAAATATTTTTGGTTATGCCGCCGGCGAGCAGCAACTGGGAACCCGGATCAAGAAAGCGGAAGCAACTTATGCCCATGCGACCATTATTGACCCGCTGGTAGACGACAAGAACGAGATCCTGATCTCCACGTCCCCCTGGGCCCGGGACTTTGAAAGCCATGGCGACGTGCACCGGCTGAATATTTACACCGGGGTACGCAAAGAAGTCGTTGGCCTGCCTCAGGTTGGCGGACGCGCATTTACCGATGGCAAGGGAAACCTGCTGTTTGCCAATGGTACCAATCGCGAGAACAAGTACGAACTCTACGGGAAAGCCGACAACGGCTGGACTCAGATCACTCACCCTCTCCTGCGTAGCGCCTACCCGGTGGGATACGACCATGCAAACAGCACAAGCTACCTGGTAGTCGACACCCCCGAGGACACGGAAACCCTGGTCACCTGGGATGGGAAAAAGAACATCGTCAAAAAGGTGCTGCAACACGAGATTGCCGATATCAGCGATATCATCCGCCACCCGCGCACCCAAAAGCCCCTGGGGGTCTACCTGAATCCGGACTACCCCACGGTACAGTTTTTTGATGAAGGGGAAGGCTTTGCTCCTTTTTACCGGGGTTTGAAAAAAGCCTTCGAGGGCTACCATATCAGTTTCACCAGTTTTACCCGCGACGGGAAAAAAGGTGTACTGCAGGTGTCTGGGGATCGCTTACCCAGCGATTATTTTCTTGTGGATCTGGCATCCAAAAAAGTAGACTTCCTGCTCTCTTCCGCGGACTGGCTGGATCCGCAAAAACTGAATCCCATGCGCGCAGAGTCCTTTGAAGCCTCCGATGGTCTGCGCATCAGCACATATCTCACCTTCCCCGCGGGAACTGAAGAATCCGGCAAGCTGCCCATGGTGGTCATGCCCCACGGTGGCCCCCACGCACGGGACTTCTGGGGTTACACCCGGGATGCACAGATTCTGTCACAGAACGGCTATCTGGTTCTGCAGGTCAATTTCCGCGGTTCTACCGGATTCGGCAACCAATTTCTGGACGCGGGCAAAAATGAATGGGGCGGTGCCATCCAGCGAGACATTGCCGAAGCGGTACAGTGGGCAGTAGCGCAGGGTCATGCGGATGCTGATCGCGTGTGTATCTACGGTGCCAGTTTTGGAGGCTACTCGGCACTGATGAACCCGATCCGCTACCCGGAACTGTATCAGTGTGCCGCCGGCTACGTCGGTGTGTACGATCTGGAGCTACTGTACAAGAAAGGGGATATTCGCCGGCGCGATCGCGGGGTCGCCTTCCTGGGTGAAACCATTGGCCAGGACCCAGAAGTCATGCGTGCCAACTCTCCGCTGTATCACACGGACAAACTGAACCTGCCACTGCTTATCATTCACGGAGCGGAAGATGAGCGCGCGCCGGTGGCCCATGCGGAAGCGATGCTGGAAGAGCTGGAAAAAAATGGCAAACCGGCCAAGTCCCTGATCGTTGCGCACGAAGGACACGGTTTTTATAACGAAGACAATCGACGTCTGATGTACACCCAGTTGCTCAGCTTTCTGGATGCCAATATCGGGGTTGGCGCAGCGGAACAGTAG
- a CDS encoding SRPBCC family protein, which translates to MRWLLYILVFLALLVLAGFLFPRVATTERSVYIAEPPEAVFPYLNNFRNFNKWSPWYQIDPETEYAYEGFPEGNGAIMRWNSDNPSVGSGSQTITASEPYSRVATDLDFGTQGQAKAEFTLQPQGSGTNVTWSFESEMGGSPIARWMGLMVSRMVGKSFEDGLQKLKTLVESEASAGTPPVSADEAVPSDGGNIEPEVTDPGMENEIIEGDELEVPDSDGDAIEDFEQDEQP; encoded by the coding sequence ATGCGCTGGTTACTGTACATTCTGGTTTTTCTCGCCCTGCTGGTACTGGCTGGCTTCCTCTTCCCGCGCGTCGCCACTACAGAGCGCAGTGTGTATATCGCCGAGCCTCCAGAGGCCGTGTTCCCTTACCTGAACAATTTCCGCAACTTCAACAAGTGGTCCCCGTGGTACCAGATTGATCCGGAAACCGAATACGCCTATGAGGGCTTCCCGGAAGGTAACGGCGCCATCATGCGCTGGAACAGCGACAACCCCAGTGTGGGCAGCGGCTCTCAGACCATCACCGCCAGCGAACCCTACTCGCGGGTCGCCACCGACCTGGATTTCGGCACCCAGGGTCAGGCCAAGGCGGAATTCACCCTGCAGCCACAGGGCAGCGGCACCAATGTGACCTGGTCATTCGAATCAGAGATGGGCGGCAGCCCCATCGCCCGCTGGATGGGGCTGATGGTCTCGCGCATGGTAGGTAAGTCTTTTGAGGACGGCCTGCAGAAGCTGAAGACCCTGGTCGAGTCCGAGGCCAGTGCCGGCACGCCACCGGTTTCCGCCGACGAAGCGGTTCCCTCAGATGGTGGCAATATCGAGCCGGAGGTCACTGACCCGGGGATGGAGAACGAGATCATCGAAGGGGACGAACTCGAGGTACCTGATTCCGACGGTGATGCCATCGAGGATTTCGAACAGGACGAACAGCCCTGA
- a CDS encoding Spy/CpxP family protein refolding chaperone gives MKYLAKNNWKTLAGTLILGSALTTSGMVMAFPDGEPGPRHHKGEHHRGDHKGRMFERLAEELNLTEGQKAQLKADRDAGKEARKADRKAMRDLHKQLRDAIESGADQATLDSLGAQLGKLEVAKMQRMHEKRQQFEAILTDEQKAKLEELKAERKARFEERKARRAEKQGG, from the coding sequence ATGAAATATCTGGCTAAGAACAATTGGAAAACTCTCGCTGGTACCCTGATTCTGGGTAGCGCACTGACCACCTCTGGCATGGTGATGGCCTTCCCCGATGGAGAGCCGGGCCCGCGTCATCACAAGGGTGAACACCACCGCGGTGATCACAAGGGGCGCATGTTCGAGCGCCTGGCGGAGGAACTCAATCTTACCGAGGGTCAGAAGGCTCAGCTGAAAGCCGACCGCGATGCCGGTAAAGAGGCGCGCAAGGCGGACCGCAAGGCGATGCGCGACCTGCACAAACAGCTGCGCGACGCGATCGAGTCCGGCGCCGATCAGGCGACACTGGACAGCCTGGGAGCGCAACTCGGCAAGCTGGAAGTCGCGAAAATGCAGCGTATGCATGAGAAGCGTCAGCAGTTTGAGGCGATCCTTACCGACGAACAGAAAGCCAAGCTGGAAGAGCTGAAAGCGGAGCGCAAGGCGCGCTTTGAAGAGCGCAAAGCCCGCCGCGCGGAAAAACAGGGCGGTTAA
- a CDS encoding YciI family protein has translation MWYAIISQDVENSLPLRKTARAEHIARLNTLKDQGRLLIAGPHPAIDSEDPGEAGFTGSLVVAEFASLAGAQRWADADPYMAAGVYASVTVKPYKLVLP, from the coding sequence ATGTGGTACGCCATCATCAGCCAGGATGTCGAAAACAGCCTGCCGCTGCGCAAGACCGCGCGCGCCGAACACATTGCGCGCCTGAACACCCTGAAAGACCAGGGCCGCCTGCTGATCGCCGGCCCGCACCCGGCCATCGACAGCGAAGATCCCGGCGAGGCGGGATTTACCGGCAGCCTCGTGGTGGCAGAATTTGCATCACTGGCCGGCGCGCAACGCTGGGCGGACGCCGACCCGTACATGGCCGCGGGCGTGTATGCCTCAGTCACCGTCAAACCGTACAAGCTGGTTCTGCCCTGA
- a CDS encoding L-threonylcarbamoyladenylate synthase: MAQFFQIHPENPQARLISQAADIVASGGVIVFPTDSAYAIGCRLGEKMAVERIRALRQLDKNHNFTLMCRDLSELASYAKVDNQMFRLLKNHTPGPYTFIMPATSEVPRRLAHAKRKTIGLRVPDNPIVQGIISALGEPLMSCSLIMPGEDQPLTDPYDIRDTLEHQVELVIDGGFCGLEATTVVDLTGDEPVLVRQGCGAIDEILG; encoded by the coding sequence GTGGCGCAATTCTTCCAGATCCATCCGGAAAACCCGCAGGCGCGTCTGATCAGTCAGGCGGCCGATATCGTGGCTTCCGGCGGTGTTATCGTCTTTCCCACCGACTCGGCCTACGCCATTGGTTGCCGGCTGGGTGAAAAAATGGCGGTGGAACGTATCCGTGCCTTGCGCCAGCTGGACAAGAATCACAACTTCACGCTGATGTGCCGGGACCTGTCAGAGCTCGCCAGTTACGCCAAGGTGGACAATCAGATGTTCCGCCTGCTGAAGAATCACACCCCGGGGCCCTACACCTTTATTATGCCGGCCACCTCCGAGGTGCCCCGTCGCCTGGCCCACGCCAAGCGCAAAACCATCGGCCTGCGCGTGCCGGACAATCCGATCGTGCAGGGGATCATCAGCGCGCTCGGCGAACCCTTGATGAGCTGCAGCCTGATTATGCCCGGCGAAGATCAGCCCCTCACGGACCCCTACGATATTCGCGACACCCTAGAGCATCAGGTGGAGCTGGTGATCGATGGCGGTTTCTGTGGTTTGGAGGCCACCACCGTCGTCGACCTCACCGGTGACGAACCAGTACTGGTGCGTCAGGGATGTGGTGCAATTGATGAAATTCTCGGCTGA
- a CDS encoding VC0807 family protein — protein MTDSNQTNSAAATPETTTEIPADKPHKESLLGNLLLNIVIPTLILTKLSGDDWLGTKWAIVVALAFPLGYGLRDLQRSGKINFFSALGVISILLTGGMSLLELDAKYIAIKEAAIPGLLGILTIASLYTRWPLVRTLIYNDRILDTAKIANRLAAKNNETAFNRTLQQASWMIAGSFFLSSTLNYILAEVLLQSPPGTAAFNEELGKMTALSFPVIALPATIILMLVLVFLFRRIGKLTGLTLEEIMVQQ, from the coding sequence ATGACTGATAGCAACCAGACAAATTCAGCGGCGGCTACGCCCGAGACCACCACTGAGATCCCCGCCGACAAGCCCCACAAGGAAAGCCTGCTGGGCAACCTGCTCCTCAATATCGTCATACCCACACTGATCCTCACCAAACTCTCTGGCGATGACTGGCTGGGCACCAAATGGGCGATCGTGGTAGCGCTGGCCTTCCCTCTGGGATACGGCCTGCGCGACCTGCAGCGCTCCGGCAAGATCAACTTTTTCTCGGCACTGGGCGTGATCAGTATTCTGCTGACCGGCGGCATGAGCCTGCTGGAGCTGGATGCGAAATACATCGCCATCAAGGAGGCCGCCATCCCCGGCCTCCTCGGCATACTCACCATCGCCAGCCTGTACACCCGCTGGCCACTGGTGCGCACCCTGATTTACAACGACCGAATTCTCGATACAGCCAAAATTGCCAACCGTCTCGCAGCCAAGAACAACGAGACCGCGTTTAATCGCACCCTGCAGCAGGCTTCGTGGATGATTGCCGGGTCTTTCTTTCTCTCGTCGACCCTCAATTACATTCTTGCGGAAGTTCTGCTGCAGAGCCCCCCGGGCACCGCAGCGTTTAACGAAGAGCTGGGCAAAATGACTGCGCTCAGTTTCCCGGTAATCGCCCTGCCTGCCACCATCATTCTGATGCTGGTGCTGGTGTTTCTGTTTCGCCGTATCGGCAAACTGACCGGGCTGACGCTGGAAGAGATCATGGTGCAGCAGTAA
- a CDS encoding PHP domain-containing protein, protein MDTARLLVTDNALSGQVDLHCHSTASDGILSPAALVSRAKSAGVTLLALTDHDTVAGIDAASAAAAEAGITLLPGIELTARWGRRVVHIVGLNVDCASDALATAISARAGLRRQRAREIAQRLEKRGFRGAYEGARALAGGDEIGRPHFARWMVAEGHVSDTAKAFKRYLGQGKIGDASVPWPELGATVAAIHGAGGAAVLAHPLKYGLTRTRLLALLKDFHGVGGDAAEVVCGQQNPVQTREIQSLMAQVAAPDPAHKPRLLASLGSDFHQPEQPWRALGSVHLPAGADPVWSLWQG, encoded by the coding sequence ATGGACACTGCCCGCCTCCTCGTGACTGACAATGCATTGTCAGGTCAGGTTGACCTGCACTGCCACAGCACCGCATCCGACGGTATTTTAAGCCCTGCGGCGCTGGTGTCGAGGGCGAAATCCGCAGGTGTGACACTGTTGGCGCTCACCGATCACGATACCGTAGCCGGAATCGACGCGGCCAGCGCCGCCGCGGCGGAGGCCGGGATCACCCTGTTGCCCGGTATTGAGTTGACTGCACGCTGGGGGCGACGGGTGGTTCATATTGTCGGGCTCAACGTTGACTGTGCGTCCGATGCGCTCGCGACGGCCATTTCCGCACGTGCCGGGCTGCGGCGCCAGCGGGCCCGGGAGATCGCGCAACGACTGGAAAAACGGGGCTTCCGCGGCGCTTATGAGGGAGCGCGCGCCCTCGCCGGGGGCGATGAAATAGGGCGCCCTCACTTTGCCCGCTGGATGGTGGCCGAGGGCCATGTGAGTGATACGGCGAAAGCGTTCAAGCGCTATCTCGGCCAGGGAAAAATTGGCGATGCCTCGGTGCCCTGGCCGGAGCTCGGGGCGACCGTTGCCGCCATCCACGGGGCCGGCGGCGCAGCGGTGCTTGCCCACCCGTTGAAATACGGCCTGACCCGCACCCGCCTGCTCGCTCTGCTCAAAGACTTTCACGGGGTTGGCGGAGATGCGGCGGAAGTGGTCTGCGGACAGCAGAACCCGGTACAGACGCGGGAAATACAGTCACTGATGGCCCAGGTGGCTGCGCCGGACCCGGCCCACAAACCCCGACTCCTAGCCTCCCTGGGCAGTGATTTTCACCAGCCCGAGCAGCCATGGCGCGCTCTCGGCAGTGTGCATCTGCCGGCGGGGGCGGACCCGGTCTGGAGCTTGTGGCAGGGGTAG
- the rluB gene encoding 23S rRNA pseudouridine(2605) synthase RluB, which yields MSDDAAPMGEKLQKVLARAGLGSRREMERAIEAGRVTVNGEVAGLGERVSEDDQIEFDGKRITGSDGHRVRVILYNKPTGEICSRHDPEGRPTVYDRLPRLKTGRWISVGRLDFNTSGLLLFTNSGELANKLMHPSSVIDREYLVRIQGQVDDDMKKRLIKGVALDDGEARFTDIVESGGEGTNRWFYCVVMEGRNREVRRLWESQGVRVSRLKRVRYGSVFIPSHVRVGQWIEMEPREIDDLCITAGLPKLGQRALTQAEKEVLQRQRRKLRKSPVPAGGRVPKRNSH from the coding sequence ATGAGTGATGACGCAGCGCCAATGGGCGAAAAACTGCAAAAAGTATTGGCGCGCGCCGGCCTTGGTTCGCGTCGGGAAATGGAGCGTGCCATCGAGGCTGGCCGTGTCACTGTGAACGGCGAAGTGGCCGGCCTGGGTGAGCGGGTCAGTGAAGACGACCAGATTGAATTTGACGGCAAGCGTATCACCGGAAGCGACGGACATCGTGTGCGCGTGATTCTCTATAACAAGCCGACAGGTGAAATCTGCTCCCGCCACGACCCCGAAGGACGCCCTACGGTCTACGATCGCTTGCCGCGCCTGAAAACCGGCCGCTGGATCTCGGTCGGTCGCCTGGACTTCAACACCAGCGGCCTGCTGCTGTTTACCAACAGTGGTGAGCTGGCCAACAAACTGATGCACCCCTCCTCAGTCATCGACCGGGAATACCTGGTGCGAATCCAGGGGCAGGTGGACGACGATATGAAAAAGCGCCTGATCAAGGGCGTGGCGCTGGATGACGGTGAAGCGCGCTTCACCGATATTGTGGAGAGCGGTGGTGAAGGCACCAACCGCTGGTTTTACTGCGTGGTGATGGAGGGGCGCAATCGGGAAGTGCGCCGCCTGTGGGAATCCCAGGGGGTGCGGGTCAGCCGCCTGAAGCGGGTGCGCTACGGCAGTGTATTTATTCCCTCCCATGTACGTGTGGGTCAGTGGATTGAAATGGAGCCCCGGGAAATTGATGACCTGTGTATCACCGCGGGTCTGCCCAAGCTGGGCCAGCGCGCACTGACCCAGGCAGAGAAAGAGGTGCTGCAGCGTCAGCGTCGCAAGCTGCGCAAGTCCCCGGTACCGGCGGGCGGGCGGGTGCCCAAGCGCAATAGCCACTGA
- a CDS encoding response regulator transcription factor — MSHILLVDDDTELTELLEEFLVGEGFEVTVANDGGRGLELARSVPFDALVLDVMLPVHNGFDVLRKLREDSANPGHSLPVVMLTAKGDTVDRIVGLEMGADDYLPKPCNPRELAARLRAILRRGRNESDPGSDDLVNGPLRLLPREHLCQWNGQPVNLTGAEFSVLKVLTESAGQVVSKEVLTQQALGRKLMPYDRSIDVHVSNIRKKLTEQGASRELIINIRGAGYMLTRTQG; from the coding sequence ATGAGTCATATCCTGCTGGTAGACGACGACACTGAACTGACCGAGTTACTGGAAGAATTTCTAGTCGGAGAGGGATTCGAGGTCACCGTGGCCAATGACGGCGGCCGCGGTCTGGAGCTGGCGCGCAGCGTACCCTTCGATGCCCTGGTTCTGGACGTAATGCTGCCGGTACACAACGGCTTCGACGTTCTGCGCAAGTTGCGGGAAGACTCGGCCAACCCGGGCCATTCCCTGCCGGTGGTGATGCTCACCGCCAAGGGAGATACCGTTGACCGCATCGTCGGCCTGGAAATGGGGGCCGATGATTACCTGCCCAAACCCTGTAATCCGCGCGAGCTGGCCGCGCGCCTGCGCGCGATACTGCGCCGGGGGCGCAACGAGTCAGACCCCGGCAGCGACGACCTGGTCAATGGCCCTCTCCGACTCCTGCCCCGGGAGCACCTGTGCCAGTGGAACGGTCAGCCGGTCAATCTCACCGGCGCGGAATTTTCCGTACTCAAGGTGCTGACCGAGAGCGCCGGCCAGGTGGTCAGTAAAGAAGTGCTCACGCAACAGGCCCTGGGGCGCAAGCTGATGCCCTACGACCGCTCGATTGATGTCCACGTGAGCAATATCCGCAAAAAACTCACGGAACAGGGCGCGAGCCGGGAGCTGATCATCAATATCCGCGGTGCCGGCTATATGCTGACCCGCACCCAGGGCTGA
- a CDS encoding ATP-binding protein, protein MSSLFGRIFFGAWLTAIIMVLAAVYITHIREFGDPAQRDRWEGPELFREITHNLRMTRRHGVEYFRHWLDQQPKDVQKRVYAIDGSGQEILHRAIPQDMAPLFAGLNFRNREARGLVDRKPSVGFFVHQRGGETLRVVFIAGKSKEELLLRFILRSFWPILVLATLASGLACYLLARYLSKPLDNLRVATRRVAAGDLSYRVTPTLRGHGRELGELAADFDSMTAQLQESMAEQRRLIKDVSHELRSPLARLQVALGIARQKQVAELDPELDKIGKAADYLEDIIADILSLPVSGDAQRPLDDVVEINGLLQALSDELQDEAARKQVSVSLRGEGSELLVATRGSSLTAALENILRNAIKYSPEGGQVTVSVKTLAPSAADQGAGDSSGHCQIQVTDSGRGVPESELQAIFRPFYRTDEARSRESGGFGLGLAIAQRTVAQHRGQIDAFNAPAAGLAVRITLPLLDTSF, encoded by the coding sequence ATGAGCAGTCTGTTTGGACGCATTTTTTTCGGTGCCTGGCTCACCGCCATCATCATGGTGTTGGCAGCGGTGTATATCACCCATATCCGCGAATTCGGCGATCCCGCCCAGCGGGATCGCTGGGAAGGCCCGGAGCTGTTTCGCGAGATAACCCATAACCTGCGCATGACCCGCCGCCATGGTGTGGAGTATTTCCGCCACTGGCTCGATCAACAGCCGAAAGATGTGCAAAAACGCGTGTACGCCATCGATGGATCCGGCCAGGAAATACTGCACCGCGCCATCCCCCAGGATATGGCCCCCCTGTTTGCCGGCCTGAATTTCCGCAACCGCGAAGCCCGCGGGCTGGTAGACCGAAAGCCCAGCGTGGGCTTTTTTGTGCACCAACGGGGCGGTGAGACCCTGCGCGTGGTATTCATCGCCGGGAAAAGCAAAGAAGAGCTGCTACTGCGATTTATTCTGCGCAGCTTCTGGCCGATCCTGGTACTCGCCACCCTGGCGTCCGGCCTGGCCTGCTACCTGCTGGCACGTTACCTGAGCAAGCCTCTGGACAACCTGCGGGTAGCCACCCGGCGCGTTGCCGCCGGCGACCTCAGTTACCGGGTAACGCCGACCCTACGCGGCCACGGTCGTGAGCTGGGTGAACTGGCTGCAGATTTCGACTCCATGACCGCGCAACTTCAGGAATCCATGGCCGAGCAGCGCCGCCTGATCAAGGACGTGTCCCATGAACTGCGCTCCCCCCTCGCCCGCCTGCAGGTGGCACTGGGGATCGCGCGGCAGAAACAGGTGGCGGAACTGGATCCGGAACTCGACAAGATCGGCAAGGCGGCGGATTACCTCGAGGATATTATTGCGGATATTCTGTCACTGCCCGTCAGCGGAGACGCGCAGCGACCGCTGGATGACGTGGTGGAAATCAACGGCCTGCTGCAGGCACTGAGCGATGAATTGCAGGATGAAGCCGCCCGTAAACAGGTATCGGTTTCCCTGCGCGGCGAAGGTAGTGAGCTGTTGGTAGCCACCCGCGGCAGCTCTCTTACCGCCGCATTGGAGAACATCCTGCGCAACGCGATCAAATACAGCCCCGAGGGCGGCCAGGTGACCGTCTCGGTGAAAACCCTGGCACCCAGTGCGGCGGACCAGGGTGCCGGCGACAGTAGCGGACACTGTCAGATACAGGTTACCGATTCCGGCCGCGGCGTTCCCGAATCGGAGCTACAGGCCATTTTCCGCCCCTTCTACCGCACCGACGAAGCCCGCAGTCGCGAGAGCGGGGGCTTCGGACTGGGGCTGGCGATCGCCCAGCGCACCGTTGCCCAGCACCGGGGGCAGATCGACGCCTTCAATGCGCCCGCCGCGGGCCTGGCCGTACGCATCACGCTCCCCCTGCTGGATACCAGCTTCTAG
- a CDS encoding flavodoxin translates to MSKIGLFYGSDEGNTEGVAQRIAARLGEDRVEVHDIADVTQLEIAEYEQLIFGIPTWDFGQIQSDWEDFWEDVQEIDFTGKTVALFGLGDQFGYGDYFLDAMGMLHDVIVSNGATIIGLWSTAGYEFDASKAEITGQNLFVGLAIDEDQQEEMTAARLNEWCRQIAEEFGLEGGADSVAVLED, encoded by the coding sequence GTGAGCAAAATCGGCCTGTTTTACGGTAGCGACGAGGGTAACACCGAAGGTGTGGCCCAGCGCATCGCAGCGCGCCTGGGGGAAGACCGGGTGGAGGTCCACGATATTGCGGACGTTACCCAATTGGAAATCGCCGAGTATGAGCAGCTGATCTTCGGTATTCCCACCTGGGATTTCGGCCAGATCCAGTCGGACTGGGAGGATTTCTGGGAAGACGTGCAGGAAATCGATTTCACTGGCAAGACCGTAGCCCTGTTCGGCCTCGGTGATCAGTTTGGTTACGGAGACTATTTTCTCGATGCCATGGGCATGTTGCACGATGTGATTGTTTCCAATGGGGCCACCATCATCGGCCTCTGGTCTACCGCGGGCTACGAATTTGACGCCTCGAAGGCGGAAATTACCGGTCAGAACCTGTTTGTCGGCCTCGCCATCGACGAGGACCAGCAGGAAGAAATGACCGCGGCGCGGCTGAATGAATGGTGCCGACAGATTGCGGAAGAGTTTGGTCTTGAAGGCGGCGCCGACAGCGTCGCAGTGCTTGAGGATTGA